The Caballeronia sp. Lep1P3 genome segment ACCGTGAGCCAGTCGGCAAGCCGTTCGTGTCTGTCCAGCCATTTATGCGCGGCTTGCACATGAAACGCCGCCGCCGGCCAGTCGCCATTGAGATAAAAAGCGCCGAGGCTGCCGCATGTAAGCCAGCAGAGCAGTTCGACTCGATCGCGGGCACTGAGGGTACGAGGCAGATCGTTCATGGCGGCCTTCACGAAGCACGTTTCGGCAAGAAGCGCGTAAGCGAATGCGCTCCCGTTGCGTATGAAATCCGTATGAAACACGATAGCACGGGATGGTGCGACGCGGCAGTGCCTGAAAGAGAACGCACCGTGCGCCGCCGAACGGTTCATGGCGGCTCATTTACGGCTAAGTCGGGCGGCTTAACCTTCGTTGCATCGGCGGCCGCTTTAAAAGGCCAGTTCAAAAAGAGCTCGGAAGGGCTGTTTACTTTTCTTCGAAACGGTTAACCTTGGATGCCTGAACAACGGATCAAGGAATGCCGGCACCTATCATCGATGACGAACTGTGGGCACTGATCGAACCACTACTTCCAGCGCCCAGACCGCGACGCAAGCGTTACCCCGGGCGCCTACCGGTCTCGGACCGTGCAGCATTGAATGGCATCCTGCTCGTTCTGAAGACAGGTATCCGTTGGAACCATCTACCGACGCGGCTAGGCTTCGGCTCTGGCGCGACCTGCTGGCGTCGGTTGCACGACTGGCAGCAGGCCGGGGTGTGGGACAGATTGCATGGGCTGCTGCTCGACAAGCTGCGCGAGTCGGGCCAGCTCGACTTCTCACATGCGGCTGTCGATTCATCGTCCGTGCGAGCCGTTGGGGCGGGCCAAAAACTGGGCCAAACCCCACCGATCGTGCGCGACCAGGCTCCAAGCACCACGTCCTCGTAGACGCCAACGGCGTTCCAGTCAGCGCGATTCTGACCGGTGCAAACCGCAACGATGTCACCCAACTGCTTCCGCTGGTCGACGCCATCCCGCCGATTCGTGGCACTCGCGGCCGACCGCTTCGCAAGCCCAAGGTCATCTACGCCGACCGTGGTTACGATTCTGACTCGCATCGCCGCCGGCTTCGCGAGCGCGGCATCCAACCGGTTATCGCCAGGCGTCGCACGGAACACGGCAGCGGCCTCGGCAAATTCCGTTGGGTCGTCGAACGGACTCATTCTTGGCTCCATGGTTTCCGTCGCCTCCGCACTCGCTTCGAACGCCGCGCTGACATTCACGAAGCTTTCTTAAAGCTAGCCTGCGCACTCGTCTGCTGGAACATCTTCAGCCGAACGGAGCGCGCTTTTTGAACTGGCCTTTAAGTCATACGCCATAACCGGCGAGCGCGGACGTCGTTCTCAACGACGGAGTCCATCATGTTCCAACGACTTTCCAAATCTCTCGGCGATCTCTTTCATACAAGGGAAGACCGCGCAATCGACGCCTATCTCGCTTCATCGAGCGACCTGGCGGATCTCGAGCATCGCATGAGAATCGTCGAGCATCGCGATCGCATTGATAGCCTGCCGTTCTGCGGCGCGATCAAACCGCGCGACGATGCATTGCGTTTCTAGCGTCGCTATTTCGCTTCGTCGCGGGCCGCTTCACGTCCGGCTTGTCCAAGCATGACCGTCCAGCCGAGGCCGCGCACGTTGCGAATCACGCTCGCGCCGAATTTCTTGCGCACCGAATGAATGAGCACGTCAACCGCATTGCTTTCGACTTCCTTTCCCCAGCCATATAAGCGGTCTTCCAGTTGATCGCGCGAGAAAATGGTGCCGGGGCGTTCCATCAGCGCGTGCATCAATGCGAATTCGCGCGCGGACAGCACGCCCGAGGTTTCGCCGCATGTGAGCGTGCGCTGGTCGAGATTGAGATTGATCGATTCATCGCCAAGACGGGAAACCGCATAACCGGCTTTCCTGCGCAGCACCGCGCGAATGCGGGCAAGCAGTTCAGGCATGTCGAAGGGCTTGAGCAGATAGTCGTCGGCGCCGAGATCCAGGCCTTGCACGCGCGTATCGAGATCGTCGCGTGCGGTGAGAATGAGTACGGGCGTCGCATTGCCCGCACTGCGCGCCTGCCGTAAAAGCTCGATGCCGCTCAGGCCCGGCAAGCCGAGATCGAGCAGCACGACCGTATAGTCGGCGGCATCCATGGCCTTGCGGCCCGCGCTGCCATCGCGCACCCAATCGACGGCGTAATCGGCATCCTTCAACGCGCGCATGAGGCTCGTTCCGATTTGCACATCGTCTTCGATCAGAAGAATTCGCATGTTGCACCTTGCACACCGCAGTGGACACGGCAACGCGCCGCCGTGCTGGCGTCAGCGCAAAGAGCGAAGCGCACGATCGATTGATTCGCAGCGTTCGCGCCAAGCGGCGAATGCATTGTAGTCGCCATTCTCAGGCAGTAGCCGCACTCGTTCTCTTAGCGAAGCCTTCGATGTTTTCGTCCAAGGGAAAGCCAATGGATGCGACGATGCCCGATCTCCCATCGCTCCTATTGCGCAGCGACACTTCTCCGTTATAGCGCGCGGCGATGGCTTTGACGATCGAAAGCCCGAGGCCGCTTCCTTCTATGTCCGCATTGGCGCGAAAAAAACGATCGAATACGCGAGGCAGAGCTTCTTCCGCGATGCCCGGCCCTGTATCGATGACGTCCACCCAGATCAAGTCCTCGTCGCGCCGCATGCGCAGATCGATGGTGCCGCCATCGGGCGTATAGCGGACCGCGTTCGAAAGTAAGTTCTTTACCGCCATGCCGATGTCCGTTTCCAGCGCCCGAACGTGTGCGCTAAAGACTTCTCCCGCGCCGAGATCGAGGCCGCGCTCGAAGGCAATCGGCAAGACATCCGCCACTGCGTCTCTTACAACCGTCGATACATCCACGCGCGAAAGAGCGCTGCCGTTCATCGGCGCATCGGCGCGCGCCAAACGCAACAGTTGCGTGATGAGACTGCCGCTGCGCGCAATGCCGCGCCGCAATTCCTGAAAACGTTCCCGATTGCCCGGCGCGATATGCGGCGCCAAGTTATCCGCCTGTAGCTGAAGCGCGGTAAGCGGCGTGCGCAATTCGTGCGCGGCATCGGCGATAAACTTGCGCTCGCTTTCGATGGACTTCGCAAGCCGCTCGATCATCGTGTTGATCGAATGAATGAACGGAGAGATTTCGGCGGGCACGCCGACAGTCGGCAGCGGCTGCAAGTGACCGGCATCGATTGCCTGCACTTCCTGGCCTAGCCTATTGAGTTCGCGCAGAGAGCGTTGCACGACGAGCGCGACTGCCATCCACATCAACGGCAACAAAACGGCGATAGGCCATAGCGTTTTCGTGGCGCTTGCCTCCGAAAGCGCGCGCCGCACCGATGAGCGTTGCGCAACCTGAATCGTCATCGTCGGTTCCTGCCGCGTGAAGATGCGCCAGGGTTCGTCGTTGACCGTCGCGTTAGAGAAGCCCGGCTGTGCATCGGGCGAGAAGCGCAGCGACGGGTCCGTCGTGCGAAACGGCCCATCCAGCCCCGGTTTCCACACGACGACGACGACATCGCGGTCATCTTGCGAGCCGCGCGCGGGATTCGCGGGAATGCCCTCGGCAAAGCCATCGCGCATGCGCGCCGCCACCTGTTCGAGCCGCAGATCGAGCAGCGCGCTCATGCCGGCCTTGCACAACTGATAAGAACTGATGCCTTGCGCAATGCCGATTACGCTCACGAGCAAACCCAGCGCAATCACCAGCTGATTTCTTAGCGATTTGATCATGGGAGTGCGCTTCGTCGTGAATGAATGGGCAAGGCGCTTGTCAGCCCGATTCTACTCGGCGGCATAAACCGCGGATGACTGCGGTAGGCGCAAGCAGCCTTGCCTGCATCGGGATACGATGGCGTGTCTTGCAGCGGCCGCATAAATAACTCGAATATCGCGGCGCATTTCTATCAAAGCTCTAAGCCCTAAGCCGAATGCCCCAGCCCCAGTCCAAGCAAACCGTTCGTCCCCTCGTTATTGGCGCGGTGATGGCGTCGATGGCCATGGTAGCGATCGAAGCCACGATCGTTTCCACCGCCATGCCGCAAATCGCCACGCAGCTCGGCGGCCTCAATCTCTATAGCTGGGTCTTCTCGTCATTTTTACTGACGCAGACCGCGCTCACTGTCGTATTCGGCAAACTTGCCGATATCTATGGCCGCAAACCGGCAATGCTCGCGGGCATCGCCATCTTCGTGATCGGATCGGTGCTCGCGGGCTTCGCCTGGTCGATGCCCGCGATGATCGTCTTCCGGCTCGTACAGGGCGTGGGCGCCGGCGCGATCCTGCCCGTAGCGCTGACCGTCGTCGGCGATCTCTACCCTGCAAGGGAACGCGGCAAAGTGCAGGGCTATCTTGCAAGCGTATGGGCGGTCTCCGCGGTGCTCGGCCCGATGGCTGGCGGCCTGCTCATCCGTCATCTGTCGTGGGCGTGGATCTTCTGGATCAACGTGCCTATCGGCGTGCTTGCCGCGTTGCTCTTCGTTCTGTTCCTGCATGAACAACAGCAGCACCAGCGCCCCGCCATCGACCTCGCGGGCGCATTCCTGTTCACGGCCGCCATTGCCTCGCTGATGATGGCGCTCACCGATGCGGGCAGCCCGAACCATGCGCGAGTCGGCGTGGAAATCGCGGTGTTCGTCGTGGCGAGCGTGCTTTTCGTGCTGCAGGAAAGGCGCGCCGCCGACCCGATGATCTCGTTCGGACTATGGGCGCATCGACCGATTGCGGCGGGCAATGCGGCGACCCTGCTCGCGGGCATGGCATTGATGGGCCTGACCACCTTCCTGCCGATGTACGTGCAGGGCGTCATGCACCGTTCGCCTGTCGAAGCGGGTTTCGCGCTCACGATGATGATGATCGGCTGGCCAAGCGGCGCAACGTTCACGTCGCGCACGTTCACTCGCGTCGGACTGCGCCGCCTGCTCATAGGCGGCACACTGTTTCTTCCGCTGGGCGCGATTCCGTTCGTGCTGCTCACGCCTCAAGGCAATCCGGTGTGGGCCGGTGTCGGCTCCGCGATCATGGGCTTTGGCATGGGCATGCTGAGCGTCTCGTGCCTCATTCTCATTCAGGAGATCGTCACGTTGTCGGAGAGAGGCAGCGCGACCGCATCCAATCTCTTCGCGCGCAATCTCGGCAACACGCTCGGCGCGGCGGTGTTCGGCGCGGTGCAAAACTATGGCCTCGCGCATGCGAGCGGATTGCCGGCAGTGAGCGCGGATCAACTCAAGCGGCTGCTATCCGCCGCGCCGGGCAACTTCGAGAGCAACAGTGCGATTCGGTTTGCGCTGCATCACGCATTGCATCTGACGTTCACATCCATGTTCGTGATTGCGTTCGGCGCTGTCATATCGATGCTGTTCATGCCGGCCATCGAAATCGGGCGATTGCGCGGGAGCGTTGCAAAGGGCGACGAAGCCACGCATACGCACATCGGCATCGACGCTTGAGCGAATATCGAGCGCCGATGCCTTGCAAGCGTCTTAGTCCTGCGCCTGAATGAGCGGGCTGTCCTGCTTGTCCTTGGACACGCTCGCGTCGTCATTGCTTTGCGTCGCGGCCTGATCCGCCGCGATGCTCTGCGTGCTCATGCCTTGTTGCGACGAAGGCGCGCCGGTCTCCGGAACGTAAAACGGCGCGGGACCATAGCCGCTTGCGAGTGCATAGGACGCGGCGAGGGACGCCGCAACGAAGATAAGGCCGCTGAGTTTGCCGATCATGGTGTGCTCCTTGAGGTTTCACCTATCCACTTCATCGGCCTTCCTGCACTGCCTTCAGCAAGCGACCTTCGAAATGTGCACGCAGTCTACGTGCGTGCCGATACGATGAAATCCCCCCAGAAGCGCGGATACCAATGGGCGGGCAAGCGCTTCGTGGATGAAGCGCTTTGCTCAATCAGACGTTGTCCTGCACGGCGATTGCAACGGTCCCCGCATTGATCGTGAGCCGCGTGCGCTTGGCAAGCGGGCTTTGCGGCGCAGTGCCATCCGCGTTCAATCCCTTCATCTTGTTGAAGATGGCGACGAACTGCGTAGGCGTGACGGTCGCCGATGCGTAGCCGATGCCGTCATGGTCCGCATAGAGCATGTCCGGATTGTTCCGCTGGATGAAGCTGTCGAGCAGCGCGGACGACGTAAGAAGCGATGCGAGCGGCATGCCTGCCGCATAGGTCGTCGCGTCCTGAAAGAACGGCCGGCTGCTGACGCCCGCCGACATCAGGTCCACCATGACGGGCGTGCCCGTTGCGGGATCGGGCACATCGCGCACGATGCCTGCCTGAAACGCATGCAGGTCGCCGGTGATCGCAATGAGGTTTGCAATGCCTTGCGCCTTCAGGAACGACGTGAGATCGGCCTTGTGCGACGGATAGCCGTCCCATGCATCGCCATCCAGCACGAAGACGACATTGTCGGGCGCGGGCGCGATCGAGCGCAGGTCGAGCCACATGCGGTTCATCATGACTTCGTTGCCCCAGACTTTCCACGTCGCGGCGGACGCCTTCAACGTGTCCTTCCACCACTGCGTCTGAGTGGGACCGAGTATCGAGGGCATGCGGCCAAGGCGCTGCGTATCTTGCGCCTCGAATTGCGAAAGCACTTGCTGCGGCACGAAGTAACGTGAGCCGACGAGATCGTTGCCGTTGACGGGATCATGGCCGAGCGATTGCGCAATGGCCGCTTCGCTCACCACATGATCGTCGCGATAAAGCCGCTCGTCGGTCATGACGAGATGCAGCAGCGAGCCGAAGTGGAAGTCGCGATAAATGCGGATGTTGTCGTAATTCGCGTTGCGCAAATCGAACGAGACATCGCCCCAATCCACCGGCAGGTATTCCGCCCACGCCTGATTCGCGTTGCGGCGGCGCGCGGTCTGCTGCACGTTCGCGTTCGTGTAGGTCTGATGGTCCTGCCAGCAGTCGTCCGAGAACTCGTGGTCGTCCCAAATCGCGATGACCGGAAAGCGCGCATGAACCGTCTGCAGCCGCGCATCGCCCCGATACGTGCGATAAAGCGTCCGGTAATCCGCGAGCGTATTGGCATAGACGCCGCCGCCCGAAAGCGGCACGCCATCGGGCAGCGTGATGGGCGGATGCGCCGGTTCCGATGCATTCGTCTCGTTCGGCGCGCCGACGGTCTCATAGATGTAGTCGCCCAGATGCACGACGAAGTCGAGATCCGTTTCCGCGGCGAGCAACGTAAGCGCTTGCCAGTGATTCACGCTCCAGTTCTGGCAGACGAACCACGCAAAGCGAAGTTGCGGGAGCGCGTCGTTAGCGGCGGCTGCGGTGCGCGTGGTGCCTGTTGCACTGATATCGCCGCCCGCGACGAAGCGATAGTAGTACGTCGTCTTCGCGGTCAGGCCCGTGACTTTCGCGCGCACGGTGAAGTCATAGTCGGCGACGGCGCTTAACGGAACGCTTGCCGCGAGCTGCGAGAAATCGGGCAATGGCGAGACCTGCAATGTCAGCGCGATCGCCGCCTGCGATGCGCTTGGATTGGCATTGGCGACGCAGCGCGTCCAGAACACGACGGACGTATCGCGCGGATCGCCGCTTGCGACGCCTTGCGCAAACGCATGAGCGCCGGAGGGCGGCGGCGTTCCGCCATTGCCCGAGCTGCCGCCGCCGTTGTCGTTGCTGGACCCGTGGCATGCGGCGAGCGTGCCGGTCGCTGCCGCGACGGTATAAAACGCGGACAAGGACAAGAACCGGCGACGATCCATGAGAGCCTCCGTGAACGAACCTGGCGTTGCGCCATGCACGCTGGTGTCGAGCGTCAAGTCCGACGGATGAGCGGCTCTAGGCTTAGGGCGAATACCTTAAAGCTATAAATGGCGAATGTGCGTGTCAAGAACCTTTCAAGCGCCTGGGATGTATTCGAGTTAGAACGATCGTTCGCAAACGACGTGCAACTCTTCGACGAATGGGCGCACGCGTTAAACTGTCGGCATCACGTGGATTGCGCAAGCGCGCAGCATTGCATCCGTTCTGCTGCCGCCCTGCTTCATCCGCGACCTTCCGTCTATTACAGGCCCCGCGATCAGAACCATGACGACATCGGGAGCATCTCCGGCGCCCAAGCCAAGACTCGTCAAGCGCGACGAGCCCACCATGAGCGACTGGCGCTATCACGCGCTCGTCGATGCCATCGAAGATTGCGCGATCTTCATGCTGGACCTGAACGGCTGCATCACGAGCTGGAACACGGGCGCGCGGAAATTAAAGGGCTATGAGGCCCACGAAATCATCGGGCAGCATTTTTCGCGCTTCTATACGGCGGAATCCGTTGCGCGCGGCTGGCCCGATTACGAACTCAAGCAGGCCTTCGCCACCGGCCGTTTCGAAGACGAAGGCTGGCGCGTGCGCAAGGACGGCACGATGTTCTGGGCCAACGTCGTGA includes the following:
- a CDS encoding IS5 family transposase (programmed frameshift), which codes for MPAPIIDDELWALIEPLLPAPRPRRKRYPGRLPVSDRAALNGILLVLKTGIRWNHLPTRLGFGSGATCWRRLHDWQQAGVWDRLHGLLLDKLRESGQLDFSHAAVDSSSVRAVGAGPKTGPNPTDRARPGSKHHVLVDANGVPVSAILTGANRNDVTQLLPLVDAIPPIRGTRGRPLRKPKVIYADRGYDSDSHRRRLRERGIQPVIARRRTEHGSGLGKFRWVVERTHSWLHGFRRLRTRFERRADIHEAFLKLACALVCWNIFSRTERAF
- a CDS encoding DUF3563 family protein yields the protein MFQRLSKSLGDLFHTREDRAIDAYLASSSDLADLEHRMRIVEHRDRIDSLPFCGAIKPRDDALRF
- a CDS encoding response regulator transcription factor encodes the protein MRILLIEDDVQIGTSLMRALKDADYAVDWVRDGSAGRKAMDAADYTVVLLDLGLPGLSGIELLRQARSAGNATPVLILTARDDLDTRVQGLDLGADDYLLKPFDMPELLARIRAVLRRKAGYAVSRLGDESINLNLDQRTLTCGETSGVLSAREFALMHALMERPGTIFSRDQLEDRLYGWGKEVESNAVDVLIHSVRKKFGASVIRNVRGLGWTVMLGQAGREAARDEAK
- a CDS encoding ATP-binding protein, whose product is MIKSLRNQLVIALGLLVSVIGIAQGISSYQLCKAGMSALLDLRLEQVAARMRDGFAEGIPANPARGSQDDRDVVVVVWKPGLDGPFRTTDPSLRFSPDAQPGFSNATVNDEPWRIFTRQEPTMTIQVAQRSSVRRALSEASATKTLWPIAVLLPLMWMAVALVVQRSLRELNRLGQEVQAIDAGHLQPLPTVGVPAEISPFIHSINTMIERLAKSIESERKFIADAAHELRTPLTALQLQADNLAPHIAPGNRERFQELRRGIARSGSLITQLLRLARADAPMNGSALSRVDVSTVVRDAVADVLPIAFERGLDLGAGEVFSAHVRALETDIGMAVKNLLSNAVRYTPDGGTIDLRMRRDEDLIWVDVIDTGPGIAEEALPRVFDRFFRANADIEGSGLGLSIVKAIAARYNGEVSLRNRSDGRSGIVASIGFPLDENIEGFAKRTSAATA
- a CDS encoding MDR family MFS transporter, whose translation is MPQPQSKQTVRPLVIGAVMASMAMVAIEATIVSTAMPQIATQLGGLNLYSWVFSSFLLTQTALTVVFGKLADIYGRKPAMLAGIAIFVIGSVLAGFAWSMPAMIVFRLVQGVGAGAILPVALTVVGDLYPARERGKVQGYLASVWAVSAVLGPMAGGLLIRHLSWAWIFWINVPIGVLAALLFVLFLHEQQQHQRPAIDLAGAFLFTAAIASLMMALTDAGSPNHARVGVEIAVFVVASVLFVLQERRAADPMISFGLWAHRPIAAGNAATLLAGMALMGLTTFLPMYVQGVMHRSPVEAGFALTMMMIGWPSGATFTSRTFTRVGLRRLLIGGTLFLPLGAIPFVLLTPQGNPVWAGVGSAIMGFGMGMLSVSCLILIQEIVTLSERGSATASNLFARNLGNTLGAAVFGAVQNYGLAHASGLPAVSADQLKRLLSAAPGNFESNSAIRFALHHALHLTFTSMFVIAFGAVISMLFMPAIEIGRLRGSVAKGDEATHTHIGIDA
- a CDS encoding alkaline phosphatase, whose product is MDRRRFLSLSAFYTVAAATGTLAACHGSSNDNGGGSSGNGGTPPPSGAHAFAQGVASGDPRDTSVVFWTRCVANANPSASQAAIALTLQVSPLPDFSQLAASVPLSAVADYDFTVRAKVTGLTAKTTYYYRFVAGGDISATGTTRTAAAANDALPQLRFAWFVCQNWSVNHWQALTLLAAETDLDFVVHLGDYIYETVGAPNETNASEPAHPPITLPDGVPLSGGGVYANTLADYRTLYRTYRGDARLQTVHARFPVIAIWDDHEFSDDCWQDHQTYTNANVQQTARRRNANQAWAEYLPVDWGDVSFDLRNANYDNIRIYRDFHFGSLLHLVMTDERLYRDDHVVSEAAIAQSLGHDPVNGNDLVGSRYFVPQQVLSQFEAQDTQRLGRMPSILGPTQTQWWKDTLKASAATWKVWGNEVMMNRMWLDLRSIAPAPDNVVFVLDGDAWDGYPSHKADLTSFLKAQGIANLIAITGDLHAFQAGIVRDVPDPATGTPVMVDLMSAGVSSRPFFQDATTYAAGMPLASLLTSSALLDSFIQRNNPDMLYADHDGIGYASATVTPTQFVAIFNKMKGLNADGTAPQSPLAKRTRLTINAGTVAIAVQDNV